Genomic segment of Bacillota bacterium:
GTCATTGTGGGGGCAATCTTCTACTGGAAAACCAGGTCCCCATCGAGCATCCCCAGTGCAGAGGGTGGTCCGCCGCCCGATGTGCAACGGCGTATCCAGATGGGCACGGGTTCACCAACGGCTCCGCCCGCGTCCACGCGATAGCAACCCGTCAGGGTTCCGTCTTCTCGGATGGTCGTGCTCCCTCATGACCAGCATCTGGCCGCTAACGTGATATCATGGCGTACGCCGCGCAAGAGATTCCTCTGCGTGCCCGGCGTACGCCCATCGCCCTTCTGGCACGCAGGAATGGCAGCCCCCGGCGGTGTATTCGGTTCAGGAGGCTAGCAGGAGGGTCGATTGCGTATTATGAGCGATATTCTCACTCCCAAACAGCAGGCTATCTGGGCACTGGAGCGGAAGCCGCCGCGTCCGAACAGCATGGTACCGACCTTCGAACTGGAGTTCCAGCTCACCCAGGAGCTGCTGGGCAAGGAATATCATCACTGGCATGAGTTCCAGAATGCCAGCAGCGCCGAACGTGACCGAATGTTGCGCGAAAACGCCGAACTGTACATCGAGGTTGCCGAGCGACTGGATTACAGCATCATCATGATTGTCCATGCTCCCGATGATGATGGACTTGGGCAGACCATCCGGTTCATCCGCGACCTCGTTGGCGACAAATACCTGCTGATTGCGCACGGCGACGCGACGTTCGCCATCCCCTCCGGCAGCGATATGGTCGAGGTGGCGACCGCCTTCTTCGAGCGACCGGATGAAATGCACGATACGGCGAAACGGAATGTGCAATGGGCGCTGCAGAGGGGAAAACGCCTGCGGGAAGAATACGGCATTGACGGCTTTGCCCTGTGCGCGGACTATGCGTTTAATGATGGACCATTCCTTTCTCCCCGTATGTTCCGGCGGTTCGTCACGCCCTACCTGAAGGAGCTCGTGGCGGGCTACAGGGCAATGGGGTTGTATGTCATCAAGCACACCGACGGCAACATCATGCCCATCTTGGACCAGATTGTGGAGGCAGAGCCACACGGATTGCATTCCATCGACAGTCAGGCGAAGGAGATGGATATCGCGAAGGTGAAAGCGCTGGCAGGGGACAAGCTGTGCCTGCTGGGCGGGGTGCAGTGTAGCCTGCTGCAGACGGGTACCGGAGAGGAGATTATCGAGAACTGCAAGTATGTGCTGAAACACGGCATGCCGGGTGGGGGCTATGTGTACGCCACACGAACGTCGCATTCAAAGGGCTGCCGCTGGAACGTTACCTGTTGATGCTGGAGATGCGCGAGCGTTACGGCTGGTACGACGAGCAGGGCAAGTCCATTCTGGAGTAAAAAGCAGTTCAAATCGTGGGCGAACGCCTCTAAACCGTTCTGTGTCTGGACTAGTTTGTGATAATTCAAGCCAGCTTCGCCCACACCGAGCAACAGCGATATGAACATCAGGTCTGTGCGGAGATATAATGGATGTGGAACGAGCAAGTGATGACCTGAAGTTTATCCAGGACTGTGTGCGTCACGGACGTGTGTTCTGGACATACCACGTGAACATGCGATTAAGACAGCGCGAGATAGACCGCCTCATGGTGCGCGATAGCGTGGATACGTAAGAGGTTATCGAACGCTACACGCAAAGTGAGGCTTCCCGCTACCTGCCCAGCTGTCTAGTTCGAGCTGAGTGTCATACAGAACCAATCCACATCCTGTTTGCGTTGGATAGAGATGGCAACAATGTTCGGGTTATTACTGTCTATCGTCCGGACCCACAAAGGTGGGAGGATAACTATCGCAGGAGGAAAACAATATGAAATGCCATGTGTGTGGAGGAGTACTGGAACCAACGGAGTCCGATTTACCTTTTAAGGTCGGGAAAAAGCGAATAGTAATCGTGAGGCAGGTACCAGTGTTCCAGTGCAACCAGTGCGGTACTTACCTTCTCGAAGACAGTGTTATGCGGCGTGTGGAGGCAACCCTCGCTGCGGTAGATGCTAACGTGGAGCTGGGGGTTGTTTCCTATGCTGCGTAAGTAGCAGTGCTTCGCCTGACAATGGTAGCTGGTAACGAAAACGCAAAACGGCATGTCTGGATACATCCTCACACCTGAGAACGAATGAGCGAACGCGGGGCTACTGAGGAAGAGGTGGTAACAACCGTTCAGGAGGGCGAGCAGTTCTCTGCCAAATTTGGGCGATGTGGTTACCGCCGCAACTTTGCGCAGAGCGGGACATGGCGTGGGCGTGTTTACCCGACCAAGCAGGTCGAAGTCTACGCCGCTGAAGAAGATGTTACAATTGTTGTTGTTACAGTCATCGTGAAGTACTTTTGAGGAGGGATATCCTGTGGAACTCCGGTATGACCCGAAGTACAATGTCGCCTACATTCGCTTCCGGCAGCACTCTGAGGAGATAGAAACCGTCCGTCTGAGCGATGAGGTGCTGGTGGACATCGCGCCAGACGGACGTATCTTCGGGATCGAATTGCTCAACGCCAACGAACAACTGGGTATTCTACACGGGTTGGATTTCCGATTTACCGATGAGTCCACCGGATTCACGGTGCAGGTTCCTCTGAAGCAGAAATCAGCCTGAGAGAGCGCGCTATTCCAGCGAGCTGGCCCGTCGGCGCAACCGGACAGAGAGTACTCTAAAGGAGGAAATCGGATGGAGGTGCATCATTATCCTTCTATTGACCAGCTGCCCGTGCAGAGGGAGCTGCCCGACCCCTTTGTGCGTGCTGATGGTAAGCGCATCGCCTCGTCGCGCGAATGGAAACCCCTACGCGAGTACTGGCAGGCGATGGTGCTGCACTATGAATACGGCGAACTACCCCCCAAACCGCGCGGAGTGCGAGCGGAAATCGTGGACCAGAGGGAAATGCCGCACCTCAAAGCCACACGCACCGAATACCGCCTGCACATCGAAACGCCTGTTCCCCTTGCGGTGCGTCTGCTGCTTTACCGCCCGAAGCGCGGCGGACGACTGCCAGCTATCATCGACGGCGACCTGTGCTGGGGCGAACCGAAGGGCGAAATCGTGGAGGAAGTGCTGAAGCGGGGCTACATCCTGGCCTTTTTTGACCGCACGCACATCGCCCCCGACAGCGCGGAGCGCAAAGGCATCTATGAGGCATACCCCGACTACGAGGGCGGCAGGCTGGCGGCATGGGCGTGGGGCTTCCACCGCGTGGTGGACTGGTTGATTACCCAGCCGTATGTCGCTAGCCGACGGATTGCCGTCACCGGGCACTCGCGCGGCGGCAAGACCGCCCTGCTGGCAGGGGCGACCGAGGAACGCATCGCGCTGACCGCTCCCAACAACTCGGGCTGCGGCGGCGCGGGATGTTATCGCTATCAGGCGCAGGGCAGCGAAACCATTGCCGACATCCTGCGCAACTTCCCTTACTGGTTCCACTCGCGCTTTGCGCAGTTCATCGGCAGGGTAGAACGATTGCCTTTTGACCAGCACACCGTGAAGGCGCTGGTGGCTCCACGTGCGTTAATCAGTACGGAAGCTCTGGGCGACCTGTGGGCGAACCCTGAAGGCACGCAGGTGACTTACCTCGCCGCCAAAGAGGTGTACCGCTTCCTGAAGGCGGAAGAGCGCATCGGTATCTGGTTCCGCGACGGTGAACACGAGCACTCGCTGGCGGATTGGCAGGCGATGCTCGACTTTGCCGACTGGCAATTGCTGGGCAAAAAGCCTGTACGCGCGTTTGACAGGCTGGCGTTTCCCGCGAGAGACGGTGTGTATTCGTGGCGATGCCCGTAAGCCGCTGACATCAGCCCCATCTCAGGGGCAGGGATACACTTGCATGGCGCAGAATAGTTTCCTTGACATGGAGAGTGTTTCTCCCTATAATAACGCGGGGTCTCCGGCAACGGTATCCTGCGGATGAACGACGACCAGGCGACGCGCCATACTCTGCAATGGACAGTGCACCTGTTGCGCCAGCAACCCCAAAAGGCATGGGGTGCTGCAGGGGTGATGGTGCTGGCGGCGGTGCTGGTAGGTGTGGCGTTTCGCAGTGCGGGCATGGGCTTGCTCGCGCTGGTGTTGCTGTGGCTGGCGACGCGCGATTACTGGTTGCCGGTTCGCTACACGGTCAGCGAGAAGGGCGCGGCAGTACGGTATCTGGGAGCAGCGTTTGACATCCCGTGGGAGCGGGTGAAGTACGTTACCGTGGCTGCAGACGGTGTGAAGCTGAGCCCGTTGCCACCGCGTTCGCGATTGGAGCCCTTTCGGGGCGTATACCTGCGGTTTGGCGACAACCGGGAACAGGTGCTGGAGGCGATTGCCTTTTGGAGAGAATCGACCGCTGGCAAGAAGATGAGCTGAGCGACGAGGAGCGCGACGCCATTCTGGAGCGCATCGCGCAGGGCATTGTGCAGCGAGGGATGGCAGCTCCGGCAGTGTTGTTCCTGGAGCTGAACAAGCCGCTGTCGTTCGTCGCGAGCCAGTCGTTGATTGTGCTCACGCCGTTTCTCGCTCCCTTCTTGGGGTTAGAGAACGTGCACCGCTACAGCCGACTGCTGGAAAAGCGGGAGAATGTGGAACTGCTGATTGAACGCATTGAACAGCTAGAACACGAAAAAGGACAGGAGCAATCGGATGCAACACGCCTTTGAGAAAATCTGGCCCGTGTTGATTGTGGAGGTGTTGACTGCCATCATCATCATCTGGCGGATTATCTCCGCACAACGGGGCAAAGAGCTGTTCATCCGGCGCATCCCGGGGCTGAACGCCATCGATGAAGCCATCGGGCGCGCCACCGAAATGGGGCGTCCCGTGCTGATGGTGCCGGGCATTGGCGGGTTCGGCATCGTGGCTTTGCAGGCGTTGAGCATATTCAGCTATATCGCCCGCTCCACCGCCAAGTTCGGCAACCGCATCCTGATGCCGGTGGCAGACCCGACGGTGTATACCGTCGCAGAAGAGGTCATCCGGGACGCCTATCAGGCGGAAGGACATCCCGAACGCTTTGACCCAGACTCGATCCGCTTCCTTTCCGACCGCCAGTTTGCCTTTGCCTCCGGCGTGGCAGGTTTGATCCAGCGCGAGAAAATCGCTACTTCTTTCATGTTCGGGGAGTTTTTCGCCGAGTCGCTGATTTTTGCGGAGACAGGCAATATGGTGGGGGCGATTCAGGTTGCAGGCACTATCCACACCACGCAAATTCCGTTCTTTATCGCCGCCTGTGACTACACCATCATCGGCGACGAGTATTACGCAGCAAGCGCGTACATCTCGCGCAACCCAACTATGCTGGGCAGTCTGGTCGGACAGGATTTCGGTAAGCTGCTGGTCGCTTCGCTGTGCGTGCTGGGTTCGATTGCCGCCACGCTTGTCGCCCTGAACGTGCCGGTGCTGGGTGACGCAGGCAAGTGGCTTGTAGACCTTTTTACCATTCGTTAGGGGGGGACTATGCTCGATCCGTTGGTTCGTTTCTTCGCGCCTAAACCGCTCAGTGCCGTACCGTACTATGTGGCGGGCGCGGTGGTTTTCAGTATCCTTGTGGTGATTCTGCTGATTAACCTACCCTCACGGGCAAGGAAGCCCCTGATTGCCATCGTCACGTTCCTCGCAGGGCTTTTCTACGCGACTGAGTTCTTCTGGCCCATCGACAAGGCAACCAACAAAAACTTCCTTACCGATTATCTGGTGTCTGCAAGCAAGCTGGGTAGTCTGTTGGCAGGGATGACCTTAACGCTGGGTATCTTGAGCTTGCTGCGCGTGCATGGGCGCAACATTGTCCGTCTGCGCAGCGGCTGGTACAATAGCCTTGCTTTGCTCACGGCAATGGTGGCGATGGTCGTCTTCGGATTGATGGACAAGTACAGCGATAACGCCACCGCCAAAAAGGTGTTCAATGTGCTTTTTGAAGGCATGTTGATTAACATGGATGCCACCATGTTCTCGCTGATTGCGTTTTACATCGTGTCTGCCTCCTACCGCGCCTTCCGCATCCGCTCGATAGAAGCCACTATCCTGATGACCGCGGCGTTTCTGGTGATGCTGGCGCAGGTGCCTGTCGGTCTGGCGTTGACTTCGTGGATACCGCGTGATGGCGCGTGGGATTTCTTGCGTCTGGAAGTTGTCAAAGAGTGGTTGTTGACCGTGCTGAACGCCGCCGCGCTGCGCGCCATCGCCTTCGGACTGGGCATTGGCGGTTTGGCAATCTCGTTGCGCATCTGGCTGAGCCTCGAGCGAGGAGCATACTTCGAAAAGGAGATTTAGACATGCAGGGAAGTGTCTGGCAAAAACTACAATCCATTGACCGTCGCATCCTGTATGCCCTGCTTCTCGTGGTCATCATCGCGCCGCTGTTTTTGCCCATACGCCTGCCGACCGTGACCATGCCATCGACCCAACGGCTATACGACGCCATCGAGTCGATACCGCCTAATGGTTTCATCATCATCAGCAGCACGTGGAGCGGCGGCACCCGCGCCGAGAACATGCCCCAGACCATCGCCATCCTGCGCCATGCGATGCAACGGCGACTGCGCGTGGCGGTCTTCTCCTTCGACGTGCAGGGCACACAACTCTCTTTAGACATCGCCAAACGGCTGGCGCAAGAGTATGGTTACGAGTACGGTAAGGACTGGGTGCACTGGGGCTTCCGTCCGCAGGCAGAGGTGGTGATGAAGTCGATGGTGCGCGATATCCCCGGCACCTTCGACAAGGACTACGACGGCAAGCCGACCAAAGACATGCCCGTCATGCAGGGCATTCGGGACATCAAGGACGTGCACGCCATTGTGGAGATTGCCGCGAGCGGTATCTATGCGAGCTGGATCGGGCTGGTGGTGGGCGTTAATCCCGACCTGAAGTTTGGTTTCTGCCCGACCTCGGTGATGGTGCCCGAGACCTATCCCTATTTGGCATCGGGGCAGATTGTGGGCACGATGGAAGGGATGCGCGGAGCTGCCGAATACGAGAGCCTGCTGCGCAAGCCGGGGCTGGCGTCGGTGGGAATGGGTAGCATCTCGCTGGCACACGTGCTGATTATGCTACTCATTGTGATTGGAAATATCGGCTACTTTGCGTCACGAAGGCGGAGGTCGTAACGAATGGAACAGTTGTGGCAGGACTTTCTTTCTCGTCCGGGCATTTACATCGGGGCAATCTGCACTCTGGCGTTAATGAGCCTTATCTACCGTGAGAACGCCGTCTATCGGTTCTTCGAGCATATCTTCATCGGATTGGCGGCGGGCTTCTCGATCGTCGCGCTGGTTAAGAACATCCTCGACCCCTTCCTCTACCGCCCCGTCTTCGAGAAAGGGGAGTGGTACTGGACGTTCGTGTTCATGTTTGGGCTATTGTTCTACTTCATCCACAGCCGAAAACACAACTGGCTGAGCCGTCTGCCCATCGGTTTCCTGATGGGCTTCTCGGCAGGTCAGACGTTCCAGATTTTTGCCAACACCTACCTGCCCCAGCTGTCCGACTCGTTCCGGCCCCTCTACGTGACCACGCCGGACGGCGCAGTGGACATCGCACGGGGGATCAACAACCTTATCTTCATGGTTGTGCTTGTAACGGTCATGAGCTATTTCTTCTTCTCGTTTGAGCAGAAGAGTAGAGCCATCCGCAACTCCGCGCAGTTCGGGCGGTGGGTGATGATGGTGGCATTTGGCGCGATTTTTGGAACAACCATTATGGCGCGTATGGCGCTGCTCTTCGACCGGATGTACTACATTTTCGGGGATTGGTTGCGGTTGGTACAGTGAGAAAAGGAATAGTCGTGGAGATAGTTAAAAGCCCTCTGCGTGTGGCAACAGTAGCCTGTCTCTGCCTCTTCACGATGGTGGCAGGGGCGGATACCTACCTGTCGATCGAGCTACCTGTCCCGCCGCCGGAACCGCCACGCCCTGTACCAACGCCGACCGGGACACCATCGCGTTCCAGCCCACCGCGCACCACACAGGCAATCGGACGGCTTGGGGTAACCACCAGCCCAGCTCCCATCTACGCCAGCCGCAATGTACATGGTAGGCTGTACGCCCGCTGTGAGGCGATGACCTATCTCGCCGTGACGCACCAGGCGGGCGCATGGTACGGGGTGCTGATGGCGGACGGTAGCGTGGGCTGGGTTCCGCGCCAGCACGTGCGGCTGCTGGACTATGAGGTGGTGCCAGCCAGCCCAACGTCAACGGGTGCGCTGGGAGAACGCATTGTGCAGACCGCGCTGCGTTTTCTGGGCATCCCCTACCGCTGGGGTGGAACTTCGCTCAACGGACTGGACTGTTCGGGCTTCGTGCAGAAGGTGTTTGCCCTCAACGGCATCCGCCTGCCACGCCTTGGCAGGCATCAGGCGCAGGTGGGAACTCCTGTTCCCGACCTCTCACTGGTGCAGCCGGGTGACCGGCTCTACTTCCGTTCCAGCAAGCAGCCTATCTCGCATACTGGCATCTACATCGGCAACGGCTACTTCATCCACGCCGCGCGGGGGCGCGGTCGCGTGGCAATTGACCGCATCACCGACCCCAAGTACCTGAAAACGCTCGTCGGCATCCGCCGATAGCGAAGGGCAGGTGCAGAGTTTGGTCGTATCCCTCCTGCTGGCTGCGTTTCTCGCCGCGGCAGTAGTGCTGCCTGCCCTCCGATGGCGGTGGCTCTCCCCATCGGGCGCGCTGGCGGCGTTCGTGGTGGGATGGGTTACCTTTGGGGCGGGAGGCTGGCAGGCGGCGACAGTGTTACTGACCTTCTTCGTGACCTCCAGTGCCTTCAGCCGCTGGCATGCCGGGCGAAAACGGCGCATGGAATTGCTCACAGCGCCGGCGGGAGGCAGCGCAGGTGATCGCCAACGGCGGTGTTGCTACGGTGTGCATCGCTGTGTACGCTTTGACGGGCGACTTTCACTGGTGGATGGCTTTCGCCGGGGCGTACGCCGCCGCCAATGCGGACACGTGTAGCAGCGAGATCGGCGCGCTATCCCCTGTGCTACCGCGCCACGTGCTCACCCTGCGCCCCCTGCAAACGGGCGATTCGGGCGGGGTGACCGCGCTGGGTCTGCTGGCAGGCGGTGCTGGCAGTGCGGTGGTGGCGGCTGTTGCGTGGGCGGTGCACCCGCTAGGATTCGGGCAGGTGGTCATGGTCACGGTGGGCGGACTGCTCGGCAGCCTGCTGGACAGCGTGCTGGGCGGCACGGTTCAGGCGCGGTACCGGTGCGCCGCGTGCGGAGAGACGGTGGAGCGCTCGGAGCATTGCGGGGTGCCTGCTGTACATACTGGCGGCTGGCGATGGATAGATAACGATGTGGTGAACCTGTTTTGCACGCTGATCGGAGCAACTGTGGCATTCATCGGCTAAGGCGTCGCCGCTGTTAGAACAGTCCGTAAGTTTTCGTGTGTACCCAGCCCCCTTCCCCGCAGGGGAAGGGGGAGTGCAGAACGCCTCTCTCCTCGCAGGAGAGGGGACGGGGTGAGGTCGCCCTCCCTTCCTCCCGCAGCGTCGGGAGAGGGGCAGGGGGTGAGGGCAAACCACCACCTCCGCCAGAAGATTTTTTCAACAATTTCCCGCTGACCCCCGCAAAAATGCCTTGACCAATCCAACACGAGTTTGATATATTGACTGCAGTAGAGCATCTTTCCAGAGGGTGGCGTCAGGAAGTTCCTGAAGGCTTTCAAAACCTTCACCATCTGTCGCATCGTGGCACGTATACGTATGACGGCGCGGGCAGGCTGATACAGGTGGTGGACGCAGCGACCAACACGACGGAGACGTATGTTTGGAACGCCGACGGCACGCTGGCGAGTTTTCCGGGGCCGGGCTACACGCGGCTGCTGGAGTATGACGAGGAGGGCAGGCTGGTTCGCATCCGTCGGGACTACGGCGGGGGCAACGTGCAGCTGGCGTATGAGTATGGCTACGGATTTGACGGCGGTCGTCGCTGGCGCAAGGACTACCTGAACGGGGTATGGACGCGGTATCCCTGCGGGGTAGCGTGCGGTGCTGGCGACTTGGTGGAGCAGCAGAAGCCGCTGGAGGGTGGCAGCTGGACGGTGAGTGCGCTGTATCTGCAAGGCATCTCGCTGGTGCGTCGAAACAGTGAATGGCATCACTTTGACCCGTTAGGCACGGCGCAGGTCATTACCAACAACTCGGCGGGGGTGGTGAGCAACAACCTGTATGACGTGTTCGGGGTGCTGCGTCATCAGCAGGGCAGTGCGCAGACGCCGTGGAGGTGGCAATGGATACAGTGGGGATGGGGAGGGTTGACGATGGTGCGCTCTGGTAACCGCCGGAGTTCTGGATGAACGGATAAGGAGGGTGTTCCGTAAGCCCGCCAGACTCCACTTGGGGGGCGAGGCTCCCGACGAGCCGTTAAACGTCTCTCCGTGATGAACATCCCCGTCTGCGCTCCCACCAACTCACGCCTTTCTGTTCAGCCCTCGCGGTAGTATCTTTTGTGCGCTGGCGATAGATAGCGCCACA
This window contains:
- a CDS encoding DUF2283 domain-containing protein produces the protein MELRYDPKYNVAYIRFRQHSEEIETVRLSDEVLVDIAPDGRIFGIELLNANEQLGILHGLDFRFTDESTGFTVQVPLKQKSA
- a CDS encoding type II toxin-antitoxin system MqsA family antitoxin, which codes for MKCHVCGGVLEPTESDLPFKVGKKRIVIVRQVPVFQCNQCGTYLLEDSVMRRVEATLAAVDANVELGVVSYAA
- a CDS encoding DUF92 domain-containing protein: MVVSLLLAAFLAAAVVLPALRWRWLSPSGALAAFVVGWVTFGAGGWQAATVLLTFFVTSSAFSRWHAGRKRRMELLTAPAGGSAGDRQRRCCYGVHRCVRFDGRLSLVDGFRRGVRRRQCGHV
- a CDS encoding C40 family peptidase; this translates as MEIVKSPLRVATVACLCLFTMVAGADTYLSIELPVPPPEPPRPVPTPTGTPSRSSPPRTTQAIGRLGVTTSPAPIYASRNVHGRLYARCEAMTYLAVTHQAGAWYGVLMADGSVGWVPRQHVRLLDYEVVPASPTSTGALGERIVQTALRFLGIPYRWGGTSLNGLDCSGFVQKVFALNGIRLPRLGRHQAQVGTPVPDLSLVQPGDRLYFRSSKQPISHTGIYIGNGYFIHAARGRGRVAIDRITDPKYLKTLVGIRR
- a CDS encoding DUF92 domain-containing protein, giving the protein MIANGGVATVCIAVYALTGDFHWWMAFAGAYAAANADTCSSEIGALSPVLPRHVLTLRPLQTGDSGGVTALGLLAGGAGSAVVAAVAWAVHPLGFGQVVMVTVGGLLGSLLDSVLGGTVQARYRCAACGETVERSEHCGVPAVHTGGWRWIDNDVVNLFCTLIGATVAFIG